The Peromyscus eremicus chromosome 2, PerEre_H2_v1, whole genome shotgun sequence genome includes the window TGAGACAGATACCTGACATTGATCGTTTTCACACCCAAGCTCAGACGCCTGTATAGACACAAAATACACCCACCCATCTCCCGCCAGTCCCCAAACCCTGAGTTGTAAAAAGCACCCTCGAAACAAGTCTAGTATAGCTACAGGGCAGACTGGATTGAGTGCTATTTACCAAAAACTCCGACTTCAATCCAGCAAGGTGGCTTACATTGTaaacccagcacctgggagggcAGCCTGAGACCACTAAGCAGGGACTTTTATTGTGAGACCACAATAAACCGGGACTTTTCTCCGAGACCAATGGGGACAATGCTGACGTTTTAATGGGGACATGATATGTTTAGCTTAACTTTAATCCATGTCACTGCTAAGTACTGGAGTGGAGGGATTAGGAAGACTGGAGAGGGTGGGATGGATGGGACCTGGAAGCAGAAACGGTAAGAATAACGGAGAACAAACGGAGTGACAGCAGGTGATTTTCAATGCCAGCGTTCCTTGGAACGAACCCCTGGGCCCAACTACCTTAGTCCCAGGACGAAGCATTTAAAATGCAGGCACATGAGCCCTATCGCAAGGACCTTCAACGaaaggggatggggggggggcgttTCTGCGATCTGCCACTTTAAAGGATCCATAGGAAAACTGGAGACCGTTCTCTCCCTGGGGACTCCTGCTGGACAGTTCCAAAGAACCTAGAACATGCCCCTCCCTCGGCCAAGCCTCGGTGGCCGCCTCACCTGGTCGCACACCACCACGTCGAATTCCTCGCCGGAGAGAAACAGCACGTAGAGCGCCAGAAAGACCATGCGCACGTAGGCGCAGATGGCGGCGCCGCGGCCGCCCCAGCCCAGGCTGCGGGGCAGCCAGTCCCCGGCGCAGTGCACCGAGAGCTCGCGGGTCTCCAAGAAGCAGTGGTTCGGGTTGTAGTGCGCGGTCCATATCTTCACATCACATCCGCAATCCTGCAGCGCCAGCGCCGCGTCCAGCACGAGCCGTTCGGCACCGCCCACGCCCAGGTCCGGGTGCAGGAACAGCACAGACGGGGGGTACACCCGGGCCCGGGCTCGGCACAGGTTTTCGGCCATGGCAGAGCAGCCGCGCCTGCTCCCTTCGCGCGAGCTCCTGCAATCTCCGCCCCTGGCCCAGCGAGCCACTGAAAGCCGACCCAGCCCTGTTACGCGTGCGTCAGTTTAGGACACATCAGCGGCAAACTTGTGGGTGCTAAGAAAATGCCTGACTAAATTTCTCGCGTGAACGTGTCTGAAGCTTTTCATTTGGTGATGTTGGTCCCTGTGAAAGACGCTAAGATCAAATGAAAGAAGCTAAGGTCTGGACTTTTTCACACGGCCCATTTGTTCTCAGACAATTTTTACAGGCATATCCTTGGACAGCTCAGGCATCCAGAGTCTGCGAAGACCCTGCCAGCCGGCTGGGGGCGGTGCCAGAGTCGGTCTCCGCTGGTGCTCTGAGTGCTCGGCAACTTCCCGACTTTTCCTCTTCCGCGCTTCCTGGGCCCGCTGTTCTTCGGTATCAGCATGGTGAGCGGGTCCCCGCTTCTTCACAGCGCGCTGGCCCTTGCCTTGGTCTCCCTCCCTTTCCGGAACCCCCCCTGCTTTTCCCAGCTTCCCGGGTGGGTGCGGGGTCGGGGGTCTGAAGAGGGCCAGCGATGCTTCCTCACAGTCTGCTTCTCTCTGCAGCCGGGTCCGACGCCCAGTGGCACCAACGTGGGCTCCTCAGGGCGCTCTCCCAGCAAAGCGGTGGCCGCGCGGGCGGCGGGATCCACGGTCCGGCAGAGGTAAGGATCCCGGGGGCGGCCCCGCTGCAGGGTGGCAGAGGTCAGGGTCCCAGGAATTCACACTGCGGGATAAAGTTCCGGGATGGGAAGATTGACGGGCTAGTGAGCCCGAGCTGACGTGGCCGTCCAGTAGTTCAAGGCCCTTTAGGAGGGAGGCGTCGTTTTCCTCTCCTTGATGAATTGCACGCACCACTTTAGTTAAAGGGAAATTAAATGAGACTAGGGTCGCTAACAACTTTGGGAAAGGCGATGGCGTAAGACTGTGTCTCTGGGGCTTTACCTTTCAGACTTACATCAGGAGGTCCAGTACCCACTCAGTTTAACAAAATTTGCTTTACACAACAGCCTGTCACCCTAGTTCCTCACCCCCAGctgtttctgtgtctttctttttggatctgtgtgtgtgtgtgtgtgtgtgtgttgtatgcacatgtgtatatatgtacgtcTTGTTCTTGCCTGGTGTCAtcggaggtcagaagagcacatcagatcatctggaactgcagttatgaatgactgagccaccatgtgagtgctggggaccgaTTTGGGGTCCTTTGCGGGAGCAACAAGTACACTtaactctgagccatttctccagcttcagggtctccttatttttaaatgtcactgCTATACACTTATTTACAGAAAACCAGAAACTccagtcttttgtgtgtgtgtctctgtccagTCATATGCCAGGCTTCAATGGAAGACCTTCTCGTTActtctcttcctctatttctgtcGATCCAGTTTAGCCCTCAACCTCTTGTACTTTGCATTTCCACCACTGTCCATCCTCCAGCCTGCTGTTACTCTCCCTCTTGGGTTCTCTATAGATTGCTGGTGCCAGCATGTTAAAAAAGGAGCCCGTGGAGGAACCCCGgggctctccttcctctctcctgtcaTCCAGCAGTTCTGAACTTAATACCATTTTCTGAGCTCCATATCCTCATTAGGTTTGCTCTCTTCTCAACTGTTTACTTAGTTTCTTTTTAGACAgtgtcatgtagctcaggcttgaaCTCATAAccatcctgtcttcacctcccaagtgctaggattctcGTGTTGTTAATATTATAAAACTATTTATGTTTACATGTTCGTCTCCTCTGCTTTGACAGAGAATCTGCCCAAGTCCCCAGTTCCTGTCTTAAATCATGCCCTAGTAAATGTTAACTGAAGGAGTCAAGTCAACCCTATTGTTGTGTTTTTGGAACACCTAGAAAAGCATTTTTTCTAGAGAGGAGTAGACCTTGAAACTCGAAGGGGTACTTTAAAATTATCCTTAAGAATGTGAAGAGGAAGGCTTGAGGACACAGTGTGTATAGCTCAGTAGTGGAGAGTTTGCCTAGCACGTGCAAGGCCCTGGACCTGCTCTCTAGTACCACACACAACACAGCACAAACTACAacaaaagaagacaggaaggacTTTTCTTGTTGACTGTGTAGAGAAATCTAAATCTACGCAATCAGTTTAGACGAGTTGGTTTGAACACTCGCACAACAGAGTGCAGCTCAGAGAAGGAAGTTGTGATAGAACTGTCCGAAACGATGAGATGATTCTGAATGACTGCAAGTGTTCCCTCACTAAGATACCCAAAGGAAGTGTACTGGCTTCCGGTGTAGGTTGTATGGGCCTGGGGCCTCAGGTGCTAGCTGGGGTTTCAGAGACTCTTTGTGCTAGTCTTGTAGGTATAGATAGTTCCTTGGGGATAAGTTTTTGTTCAAGAGGAATTAATAGGGAAGTTTGGCCATATGAGAATTTTTAAGGAACCAGAAGGCACCTATTTATAGAATTGTCGAAGTGTGATAAGTAAAAATGAGGCAATCAGTGCATAAGTGTTTTTAAGGTTATAGACATGGATGGTGTCTTTTAGGATCTAGTATTGTGGGACCAGTGAAATTAGACAGCCTGTGGCTATATGTATGGAGAGACTACAAAATTCATTCTAGAAACTTGTTTCTGGTTAGATAATTGTAATTGCTGGTGGCTGTCTGAGAATATGTCCATTCTTTGAGAAGAAGTTGAAGCTTATGGTTAGTGATGCTTTGAACTATGTAGTGGGCAATTTGTATCTCTCTCTGAATGAAGTAACAGTAGTAGTAATCCTCAGAGAAGAAGTGTGTAAGATTTAAGGTTAAGCTGGAGTTGGAGTCCTTGATCTGCATAAGACAGTGGAAAGTGAAGCAATAACTGAAGGAAGCTGGGGGAGGTGAGGATAGAGTGAAGGTGGATAGTTTGGATGGGGTGTTCAGAGTGAATGGCTCATGAGTAGAGACCCATGAGGGAGCTAGTGACACTGTGGTCTAGGGAGGACAGGCTGTCTAGGCAAAAGGAGCAGTCAGTGTGCAGATAGGTCAATGAGCTGGGGTTGCTCCACCAAGTGCCAGCAGTAGAGCAAAGCATGCACACGATTGGGGTGAACAGTGTTTTGTCTGAGTGCAGCAGGAAGGTGTAGCCTCCACTGAAGAGAAGACATTAGGGCAGGCTCTGTTAGGCATTTTAGCTAGCTTCCCAGGTAAGGTAATGAGGGGCATGGTGAGTGCAGTTTGCTACCTCCATGGACCCTGGTTTTCAGATCTTCTTCTCTTTCCCATTGCCAGCAGCggaagtaaaaacaacaacaacaacaaatccctaCTGATTTCTCTAGGGATCTTGAAATTCCAGCTTTGAAGACAGCTGTATTCAGGGGTTGTGCAGATTGTGGCAAGTGTGGGGTTGTGGTTGTGCCTCAGGGGAGAACTTCCCTTGTGGACACTGGGGTTATCTTTGGGCTCAACTCCCTTGTTATAGATGGAGATTCCAGGTCTCCACCCTCCAGATGGAGCCAGGCCTGCGTGGAGAAGCTTTCTAAGCATGAGTTACTCTGCAAACCCTGTACATCCTTTTTGCTATTTTCAGTCAGTCTTCCTACAGAAGCAGTCATACATAGATTTGTCTGTTTCCAGGCTACTGTAGCCCATAACTGATGTGTCTGAAATGTCATTCTCTAGCAGAGTAGACCCACATCATTGGTATTGACTGCCTTCAGAGTTCTGTCATGGGCACAATTGAAGCCAGACTGGAACCAAGGCTCTATTCCACTCACGCGGTAGGGTGAGCTCCTTTAGCTGTGGACAGGATTTCTGCATTCAGAATGTCATGCCAAGACATGTTGGGGTGAGGTGGCTTTCAGACTGATCAAGAGTCAGCAGCCCCCACACAGGAATGAGATTTTACGAGAGAGAGTATTGGGATTTGGTGGGGCAGGGCATTCTCCGTTCTTTTCCCACTCCCGACACTTTTGGAATAATGATAAATGGCTGAAAGGATTTCTTTTGGATTCTCTTCTTGCCACTTGCTGCCCAGGCCCATTCTTGCCCACCCTAGCACAGGGCTGGACAATGCCCCCTGCTTCCAGGAGGATAGTTGCTAGGAGTCCATGTCTTTTGTCTGTTCTGTCTGATGGCTCCATGCACCAGCTCCATCCTTTTGAAAAGGACAAGGTCTAGTTACGTATTTTCTGCTTTTCACATCCTGCCCTTCTCCAGGACTGAAGGCCAGTATATCAAAATAGCTCAAGTACATTTCAAAGTACTCATTTATCATGTGCATTCTCCGTTTGGAGGGCCTTGATAAAATTAaagtttattgttttttcttactttttgtaGCCAGTACAGTTATCTTAAGCCATCTTTTAAAGTAGTCTTTTCAAAATGAAGTTACAGATTGAGCATTTgttattctttattattaataGGGTTTATTACTTAGTTTCACAGACAGTTCTATGAAGACAAACTGAGGTGCACCGTCCATTGCGAAGGCTGATGTTGTAGCAGATGGGCTCTGGGGCCAGAACTGGGTTCACATGCCAGCTTAGCCATTGCTTATCGGTGGCAAAGGCAGTACTGGGCACATTGGCCATAACAGGTAGTACTCAGTCCATAGAGCGGAAGATCAGAGAGTCAGAGGTAGGGTTTGAGTTCATTCTAGTAAGGTTTTCCTTCTTACAGGTTGCTTTTTTAAAAGCCTGTATACTATACGCATATGTTATTAGAAGGCTAGTAATGATATTTTTATCCCTTTCAGAAAAAATGCCAGCTGTGGGACTCGGAGTGCAGGCCGCACCACCTCTGCAGGGACTGGGGGGATGTGGCGATTCTACACAGAGGATTCCCCAGGGCTCAAAGTGTAAGTCGTGGAGCACACGTGTGGGGTGTCTGTCCTGGTGTCTGAGTGTGCGGGAGCTGCTCTGACAGGGTGCACAGCAGCTGCGTTTGTGCCAGCTGGGCTGGGGCTGGCTTCCTGTTCATCAGCTGATCACACAGGTGAGGACGCTGAGTGACACCTTCTGGGAGGGactgaaaggaagagaagagcctCTGCCTGTGTCAGAGTAAATGATGGGCGCAGAGAACTGGAGGGGGGAAGCTGCTTAATTAGAGGAGATCTCTCTTCATTTGGCCCTCCTGCCCCACACTGAGAAATGGGAGGAGCCATTTGAATGGGAATTGGGTGATTTTTCAAAGTTGCCCTGAGGTGGAAGCTGATGTTACTACAGCCTAATGGAAATTTCCTATTATGTTATGTTACCCAAAGTTCCTTGGCTTCCTTGCTGTGGGAGGGTGGCCAGCAGACCCAGGAGGGTGACTGCATCACTTTCTAAGCTGATGAGAACTGACTGTACAGGCAACTTCTATCCTGTACTTACCTCTTAGGCCAGGGTGTCTGGTACCATAACACCCTTTTCTGCTGTTTCCTGAGTGCAGCATTTGCTGTTTTGAGGAAAACTTAGTGTCTTTTCTATTTTGATCTGACCAGCAGCCCTGAGGTAGGAGCTGAGCCGTTTTGCAGATGAGGAATCTCAGGCAGTGAGATACTCAGACAAATGACAGGAGGCCCACACCTTCCCTTACTGCCTGTCTGgtaaaaaaagagacagaaatgcAGATAGTTTAATTGACTTGGCTTATAGATTTAGCTTATGAAGATTTTCCTACAATCTGTGGGATTTGCTTTAATTCATCTGTTGAATTTTTtcctgatacatttttttttttttttttttttttttcctttttggggcTGGCTCCTACTGTGTAGCTAGGCTAATCTGGAATTTACcatctttctgccttagcctcctgagcactgggattacagatgcctgTGACCATGCCTAGCTGGTCCTGTCTCCCTCATCCCCTAAGTGTGTTGGCAACTTGTAAGAATGTATTTAGGGAGCATGTATTTGGGAAGCAGTTCTTCGGCTGAGGGTTTGTGAGCTGGTGGCGTTCTGACAGCCTTTGATGATTGTTAGAGGTGATTTTCTTAGTGTTGAAGGAGGAGCCTTGtactcccttcctcttcctggcgGCCGTGgaactcatttaaaatttctcAGAAAGCTGGGAAACCCTTGTTTGGGCAAGTCTGGCTCATGCTTCCCTGCGAGTCCTTCAGTGGTGCTGCTCAGGCCCTCCCAGAACTGGCAGAAATTGTTCTTTGAAGTTTCATAAGCAGTATCCCAATCATAGCAGAGAAATGTGCTTTGATGAAAGGACACGGTTGAGAATTCTGCCTACAGATCTACCATCAGCCAACACCTGAGCTTGTTTTTGGCTCATTCTGGGGATTTAGTAAGATATTCAGGTTGATAATAGTATTTCCTGAGAGCCAGCTGTGaatctgcctgtctgtgtctgTAACTCAAAGGTGGATTCCATACTTACCTTCTTACAGATGGGAGACAGACTTGAAGGTAAGGAGTGGGCCACAGGCAAGCTTGTGAGTGACAGGCATCCACACTCTGGCCCTCGAGGGCTGgatcctcagctctgtgctctggCTGATGTCCCCAGTGGTGCCTGGCAGTAAGGGAGGAAGTTCAAGTGTAGTGGGGTGGTGCTCCCTTGCATAGCCTTGTAAATTTGCTTACTCTTTAATTGTACAAGCTTTAGACTGATGTAGCAGAGACcttgatctctgcattgtttATTATCCAGTCTGGTACTACTGCTCCTTCACCCTGGGTCCTGATAGTGCCATGATGCCTTTTCTGAAATCTCTGCTTCTACTCCACAGTTTTATCTGGGAGGTGAAGTGAGATGTATTGAATTCCTCAAACCTGGTGTGGGCAATATTTACAGTTGTGTACAGTCAGAGGTCCTCCCATTAAGAAACATGTAAGCCAGTTCTCTATAGGAAAAGCATTTGATTTAAGGAAGGACAATAAGGGAAATTTATTCCCTTTCTACACTAAGCCCATGAATACAAGTCAACAGTGTACACTGCCTGGAATGTGGTGTTAAGATTAGAAATTtactaggcggtggtggcgcacgcctttaatcccagttctagggaggcagagacagatggatctctgtgagttcaaggacagcctggtttcaGTGTGAGTActgggacagccaggtctacatagagtgACCTTCtcttaacaaaacaagcaaaaagagaTCTTACAGGAGGTCAAATGAGCCTGATGGGCGCAATCAACGAGGCCAAGTTCAGACCTCTCTTTTCGGTTCTGGATGTTTTTTAGCAAGAatccctctgagcctcaggtTTCCTTATGTAGAAAATGAGATTAATACTGTCTTACTTTTGTTATGAATTTGAGCAGGTTAAATGGGATCATAGATTTAAAAGCATTTTGTAAATTATATAATGTGATAATTCATATGTATGTCTCATACATTATAGTTAGACAGAAAAAGTTGTCTTAATACATGCTAATTTGAGAAGCTTTGTAAATGGATCATTTGCCTATAAGAGTTtgagaacattttcttttcactgtagaacatatacatacacaaaattagaGTATCTGAGAGATGATCTCCAGGGCATCAGACGGGTTTGTTTGTGTGTAATTTGCTATGTTTCCGGAGACCACACCTCCTTCAAATGAGTGTCATCACCACAGTCACTTGTCCACAGTAACAGTTTTGGGAATCCCTGTGGGTGACATGAACAGTGTCCCCACTTTGTAAAACCTCAAGCAATCTTGTATTAAGCTACCTTGTTCTTGAAGTAAGCGTGCCTTCTCTTCTCGTTCTAGTGGCCCTGTTCCAGTGTTGGTGATGAGTCTTCTGTTCATCGCTTCTGTATTTATGTTGCACATTTGGGGCAAGTACACGCGCTCATAGATTTGCCTACATCCATCTGTCatctgaagaagaaggaaaaaaaccaacGTATCTTGGACCAAAAGTGTAGTGATTTTCTGTTCACGTGTATTATTTTACAGAGAACTTAACAAGAATTGActttgagaaacatttttttctatgtctAATAAACTTTGGAACTGATTTATATGGTGATTGGTTGCTCTACTGCTAGGGCCCTCAGTGTCTGCCTTCAGGTTTGCCAGTGAGAAGGTAGACAGCCTCTCTTGTAGAGCTCAATCTTTGCAGGATTGACAGTTCCTCATGCAACCGTGTACTTATTCAAATCCAAGATCTCTAATTGGCCTTGGCATGTTTTTCCCAAGGTATTTCTGTCCTGGTGATTGTCATTTTGGGTACTTGGTTTTCAAGAAGTGTGCCTTGGCCTCCCatcaggcagatctgtgtgtgaAGGCAGCTGGTACCGAGGGTAAGAGTCAAAGAAATCCGAAACCCAAAATCTTGGCTGAGCTATCTGCTcattctgttcttttgttttgttttttacttttttgagatggggtcttgctatgtagcccagactgtcttggaacttgccaccctcctgtctccaccccttgAGCAGGAGTACAGAcgtgcccccacccccaaggccTGGCTCCTGTAGTCCTTTGTGTCTAAAATTGTAGGTAATTGCTCTTCTCTGAGAGTCCATCAGGGATTTCCATCCGCAGATCTCATTTCTAAACCTGCTTTGAAAGAAGTAATTTGAGGAATTGGATTTATTGGTAAAAAttcgtttttgttttgaaaactaaAGACTTTGTATTAGGAGACAGCATTTTTACACCAAGTCTAAATAATTCTGCCCCAAAGTAAGTTTTAAAGTTTGACTTCACCTGTGCTGTGCCACTAAGTGCAAACAGAGGTTGCTGTCCCACGTGACTGAGAATCACCCTAGCCAGTGCATTCCAGGAGCCAACGGCTCTACATTGGGATGCCAGAGGGGAAGAAGCAGCTGACTGTCCAGCGAGACTGCAGTGTTGAAGAGGTGTGTGGGTTATAAAGCAGGTCATGGGGCTGGCCAGATGGCCCAGGTGGGGAAAGGTGAATGCAGCCAAACCTGATGATCCGGGTTTAGTCCCTGGGACCctcgtggaaggagagaactggtccCCACAAATTGTTTTTTGACCT containing:
- the Sec61b gene encoding protein transport protein Sec61 subunit beta, translated to MPGPTPSGTNVGSSGRSPSKAVAARAAGSTVRQRKNASCGTRSAGRTTSAGTGGMWRFYTEDSPGLKVGPVPVLVMSLLFIASVFMLHIWGKYTRS